A window of Microbacterium sp. BK668 genomic DNA:
GATGTTGAGGGACTGGGATGCCGCGGCCAGCAGCGCGCACTGTGCGCCGACCGCCGCACTGACCGGAGCTGCGCCGAGCTCCAGCGCGTGTGCGCGCGCCCGGGCGATGTGATCCGGTTCGACCGTCGCCTCGTTCGCGAAGCGGTAGTTCGCGTCCTGCTCGCTCATGCCGCACTCCTCCCCGGGAAAGCCTATGCCGACCGCGTGGGAGGACAGATCAGGCGCGGCGGTAACCTGAGGGAGTGTTCTTCGGTCTGACCTTCGAGAAGCTGATCGTGATCGGCGTGATCGCGGCACTGCTCATCGGACCGGAGCGACTCCCGCAGTACGCGGAGAGCCTCGCGCGCCTCACCACCCGGGCCCGCGACTTCCTGCGCAACGCGAAGACCCGCGTGCAGGACGAGATGGGCGAGGACTTCGACGACGTGGACTGGCGGACGCTCGATCCTCGTCGTTACGACCCGCGACGCATCATCCGCGAGGCGCTCCTGGACGACGCCCCCGTCCCCACGGTGCGCGCCGTCGCGGCGGGCGCCGCGATCGAGGCGACCTCCCCGAGCGCGTCGGCTCCGCCGGGCGCCGCGCGAGGCTTCAGCCCGAACGATCCGCCGCCGTTCGACGGCGAGGCGACTTAGCGCGGTCGCACCGGCAGCGAGCGGCCAGACAGGCCCCGCGGCCGCGCGGCGATGTCCGCCGCCACCGCGACGATCGCCTGCGCAGCGGGATCCTCGGGATGCGCGACCACCACGGGGACGCCGGCATCGGCGTCCGCACGAAGAGCCGGGCTGAGAGGGATCGAGGCCAAGAGCGGAACGGGCGCATCGCCCGTGGACAGGGCGCCGGCGACCGTCGAGCCGCCGCCCGACCCGAACACGTCCAGCGTCGTGCCGTCGGGGAGCACCATCGCGGACATGTTCTCGATGACCCCCGCGACCCGTTGCCCCGTCTGACGAGCGACGAGTCCGCTGCGGACGGCGACGTCGGACGCCGCAGCCTGCGGGGTCGTCACGACCAGCACCTCGGCGTGGGGCAGGAGCTGCCCCACCGAGATCGCGACATCCCCCGTGCCGGGCGGCATGTCGAGCAGGAGGACGTCGAGGTCGCCGAAGAAGACGTCGGTGAGGAACTGCTGGACGGTGCGATGCAGCATGGGTCCCCGCCAGGCGACGGCGGAGCGCTCTTCGCCCTCGCGCAGGAACATCCCGATCGACACCGTCTTCACGTCGTACGCGATCGGCGGCACGATGAGGTCGTCGATGCGCGTCGGCTTCGCCGTGCGCCCGTCGGCGTCGACGAGGCCGAGCAGCCCCGGGATCGAGAAGCCGTGCACATCGGCGTCGACGAGCCCGACGCTCAGTCCGCGCGCGGCCAGCGCCACGGCGAGGTTGGCCGTCACAGTGGACTTGCCGACTCCCCCCTTGCCGCTCGTCACGGCGATCACCCGCGTCAGGGAGTCGGGGCCGAAGGGCATCGTGCGCGCGGCGCGTCCGCCGCGGAGCTGCTCGGTGAGCGTCTGACGCTGAGCGGGCGACATGACGCCGACGTCCAGGACGACGTTCGCGATCCCCTCCACGGAGGCCGCGGCATCCGTCACGTCCCTGCTGATCCGCTCGGCGGCAGGACACCCGACGATCGTCAGGAGGATCGCGACGTCGGCGCGGTCGCCCTCGACCCGGATCTCGCGGACCATCCCGAGCTCTTCGAGGGGTCTGCGCAGCTCGGGGTCGACGACGGCGCCGACCGCCGCCCGGACGGCAGCGGTGGCGTCGGTCACCGGGCCGATCCGCTCGTTCCGCTGGGCAGCTCCGCGGCTCGCGCTTCGAGCTGTTCGAGGAGGGCTCTCAGCTCCGTCCGCAGCACGTCGCGGGTCACGACCTCGTCGGAGAAGTCGCTCACCGCCAGTCGCAGGGCGACGACCTCGCGGGCGAGGTACTCGGTGTCGGCGAGGTTGCGCTCGGCGCGCTGACGGTCCTGCTCGATCTGCACGCGGTCGCGGTCGTCCTGCCGGTTCTGCGCGAGCAGGATGAGGGGAGCGGCATACGACGCCTGCAGCGACAGGATGAGCGTCAGCAGCGTGAAGTTGGTCGCGCGCGGGTCGAACTGATACTGCGGCGGGGCGAAGGTGTTCCACGACAGCCACACGACGACGAAGATCGTCATCCCGAGGAGGAAACCCGACGTCCCCATTCCGCGCGCGAACGCCTCCGAGAAGCGGCCGAAGCGATCACGGGAGGGCTGGGGCGTCCGCGCGAGCATTCCGGGGCGCCCCCGAGGGGCGTCCAGCGCGGGCTGGCGGCTCTGACGGCGTGCCATCAGCGCCGCCGCCCGCCGCCCGAGGGCTTGGCCTTCAGCAGTGTGCTCGCGGTCGAGGTCGGAACGGGTTCGAACGTCGGTTCATCTCCGTCGTGCGAGCGCCAGTCCTCGGGCAGGAGGTAGTCGAGCACGTCGTCGACGCTGACGGCGCCGACGAGACGGTGGGCCTGATCGACGACCGGCACCGAGACGAGGTTGTAGCTGGCGAGGAGGCGGGCGACCTCGGCCGCCGAGGCCGAGGCCGAAACGGGGTCGAGCGTGTCGTCGATGATCGCGCCGAGGCGCTCGTGCGGCGGGTAGCGCAGCATGCGCTGGAAGTGCACGGTGCCCAGCAGGCGTCCCGTCGGCGTCTCGTACGGCGGCAGCGTGACGAAGACCGCCGCGGCGAGCGCCGGGTGCAGCTCGTGCCGTCGGATGAGCGCGAGCGCCTCGGCGACCGTCGCGTCGGCGGAGAGCACGATGGGCTCGGGGGTCATTAGACCGCCGGCCGTGTCGGCGCCGTACTTCAGGAGCGCACGGACGTCCTCGGCCTCTTCCGGCTCCATGAGGTCGAGGAGCTCCTCGAGGCGGTCCTCGGGCAGCTGGGCGAGCACGTCCGCGGCGTCGTCCGGCTCCATCTGGTCGAGGATGTCCGCGGCGCGCTCGTCGCCGAGGGCCTCGAGGATGTGGACCTGGTCCTCCTCGGGCATCTCCTCCAGCGCGTCGGCGAGGCGGTCGTCGGGGAGCTCCTCGGCCACCTCGAGCAGGCGCTCGTCGGGGAGGTCCAGGAGGGTGTTGGCGAGGTCCGCGGGCTTGAGCTCGGAGAACGTTGCGACGAGCTGCTCGGCGGACTGCGCCTCGCCGGGCACCTGCGTCTCGCGCACCTGGGACCACTCGGCGAACGTCGTGGGGCCCTTCGCGAACGGCGAGGCGCTCGTCTTCGGGCGGCGGAGGAAGAGCTGTCCGACATCCCATTCGCCGAGCCGGTTGCGCTCGATCGCGACGTCCTCGATCACGGCGACGCCCGAGCCGTCGGTCAGGTAGACCTTGCGGCCGAGGAGCTCCGCCATGACGCGCACTTCGCCGCCACGCTGCTGGAAGCGCCGGACGTTGATGAGCCCTGTCGTGATGACCTGACCGGTCGCGATCGAGGTGACGCGACCGATCGAGACGAACACGTTGCGCCGTCCGGGGATCTCGACCACGAGTCCGATGACGCGGGGAGGATCGTCCTTGCGGTAGATCACGACGACGTCCCGGACCTTGCCGAGCCGGTCGCCCACGGGGTCGAAGACCGCGCAACCGGCAAGGCGCGCGACGAATACCCTCTGCTGGCTCACGAATCCAGCGTAGCCCCGCCCGCATGGGAGGATGAGGAGATGAGCATGATGGGTGGACGGGGTCCGCAGGGCGCGGCCGAGGTCGGTCAGACCGTCGCGTCCTTCCCGACGTACGAGGGCGCGCAGAAGGCCGTGTCGAGCCTCATCGCCGCCGAGGTCCCCGCGCGCGACATCGCGATCGTCGGCCAGGGGCTGCGGTCCATCGAGCGCGTCACGGGGCGCCTCGGCTATGCCGCCGCCGCCCGGACCGGCGCGATCAACGGCCTGCTCCTCGGCCTGCTGTTCTCGGCGATCCTCGTCCTCGGGTCGCCGTCCGTGCCGATCCAGGCATTCGTCGGCGTGCTCTTCGTCGGCATCGCGATCGGCATGCTCATGAGCATCATCGCGTACTCCTTCGTCCGCCGCCGCCGCGACTACGCCTCGGTCATGCAGGTCGTCGCCGATCACTACGAGGTCACCGTCGGTGCCAACAGCATCCACCGTGCGCGCCAGGTGCTCGGCTCCTCGGTGTCGCCGCCCGCAACCGCCGCGCCGGCCGCCCCCGCCGCCCCGGCGCCGCCGGAGGCGCGCCCGCCCGCCGACGACGAGCCGCCGCGCTACGGTGAGCGCGTCATGCCCGCTCCGGCAGAGCCGTCCGCCGCAGCGGACGGGGAGGGAAGGCCGGGGACGGCGGACCGGCCGGATGCCCCGGGACCTGCGTCTTCGTGACGCGCACCGAACACACCCCCGAGATCGACGTCCGCGTTCCGGTCGACCTGCAGGCCGGGCGGGTCGAGGTGTCGGCGGCCTGGGCGGCGCCGGAGGCCCCTGGCGCGGTCGTCGCCGTCGCCCACGGTGCCGGCGCGGGCTACGGGCATCCGTTCCTCGTCGGGTTCACCCGCGCGCTGCGCGCCGAGGGCTTCGCGACCCTCCGCTTCAACTTCCCGTACGTCGAGGCCGGACGGCGGATGCCGGGTCCGGCCGCCCACGCCGTGAGGACCTGGTCGGCGGTCGAGGCGTGGATCGGCGAGCACGCGCCCGGCCTCGCCCTGTGGGCGACGGGGAAGTCGTACGGCGGCCGCATGGCCTCGATGGCCGCTGCCGAGGAGGCCCTGCATCCCGCGGGCCTGGTCTACCTCGGCTATCCGCTGCATCCCCCCGGCGACCCGGCGAAGGCCCGCGTGTCCCACCTTCCGGATGTGGCCCCGCCGCAGCTGTTCCTCCAGGGGACGAACGATCCGTTCGTTCAGCCCCGCGACCAGCTGAAGGAGGCCGTCGCCTCGTGCCAGGACGCGACGCTGCACTGGATCGAGGGCGCAGGGCACTCGTTCGAGATCGCGGGGCGCAAGCGCCCCGCCGAGACGATCGCCGCGGACCTCGCACCTCTCGTCGCGGAGTGGATCCGCCGCCGGGAATGACGGAGGCTCAGCGGCCCGCCGCGTAGCCCTGCATCCCCCTGGGATTGGCCGCAGCCCACACCGTACCGCGATCGTGATCGATGCCGACGGCCGAGATGCGCCCCAGCGCCCAGTCGCCGGCGCGGACGACGGAGTGACCGCGGCGCTCGAGTCCCGCAATGACGTCGTCGCCGAGGCGGTCCTCCACGAAGGCGCCGGAGGGATGCCACGTCCTCGGCCAGAACGAGTCGACCAGTGCGATCGAGTGGAACGTCGGGGCGTCGATCGCCTGCTGCGCGGTGTATCCCCCCACGAGCATCCGCACGAGGGCGGGCAGCTGCCACTGCTCCTGCTGGTCGCCGCCCGGAGTGCCGAGCGCCATGACGGCTCGTCCGTCGCGGAGCACGAGGGTGGGGGTGAGGGTCGTCCGCGGGCGCGCCCCGGGGATGAGGGCCGCCGGTGCGGAGGGGTCGAGCCACATCATCTGCAGCCGCGTGCCGAGCGGGAAGCCGAGCTCGGCGATCACGGGGGATGACTGCAGCCATCCGCCGGACGGCGTCACCGCGACGATGTTGCCCCACCGATCCACGACGTCGATATGGCAGGTGTCGCCCCGCGTCGCGCCCGTCCGCGAGATCGTCGGCTCCTGGGAACCCGGCAGCGCCGCCGGATCTGCGCGCAAGGGCGGGCGGAACGGCTCAGCCCCCGCGACGTGGCCGGGACGCCACTCGTGGGCCGCCGCCTCACCGAGCTGTGAGCGGCGCTCGGCGGCGAACCTCTCCGAGAGGAGGGCGTCGAGGCGGGCGCCGTCGCCGAGATGCGCATCCCGGTCGGCGAGGACGAGCTTGATCGTCTCGAGGAGCGTGTGGGCACCCCGCTCCGTCGAGGGGTCGATGTCGTCGTCGGGCAGCGGCTCGAGGATCCGCAGCGCCTCCAGCAGCGCCGGTCCCTGCGTCCACGCGCCGGCCTTCGCCACGACGTGACCGCGGAACGGGGCGGTCACGGCATCCTCGTATCCCGCATCGAACGCCGCGAAGTCTCCCGCGGTGATGACGGCCGCATGGTCGGCGCCGGTGGAGTGGCGGTGCGGGTGGGAGAGGAAGTCGGATGCCGCGCCCGCGACGAGCCCGGTCTTCCACTCTCCACGCGCCGCATCGATGCGCGCGGCGCGCCCGACAGGTCCCTCGTCGCGCACATGCGATCCCGCATGCACGAGCCGCTCGAGAACGGCGGCATACGCCGGGTTGCGCACGATCGTCCCGGGCGCGGGAACGTCGCCGCCCGGCATCCACAGCGCCGCCGACGTCGGCCAGTGCTCCTCGAAGAGACCGGATACCCGCCGGATCGTCGCGGCGGCCTGGCCGAGCAGCGGTGCACCCTCGCGGGCGTAGTGGACCGCGTACGAGAGGATCTCATGCAGCTCGCACGTGCCGTGGTCGCGGAGGAGCACGAGCCACGCGTCGACGGCGCCCGGAACCGCCGCGGCGAGACCGCCGGAACCGGGCACGAGGTCCAGGCCCTGCGCGCGGTAGTGCTCGATCGTCGCGCCGGCCGGGGCGGGTCCCTGCCCCATGAGCACGACGGGCCGGCCCGGGTCCTCAGCCGTTGCGAAGATCCCGACGAGGTCGCCGCCCGGGCCGTTGAGGTGCGGTTCGACCACGTGGAGCACGAAGCCGCCGGCGACGGCGGCGTCGAAGGCGTTGCCGCCGCGCTCCAGGACCGCTTGGGCCGTCGCCGTTGCGATCCAGTGGGTCGACGCGGCCATCCCGAAGGAGCCCTCGAGGGTGGGCCGGGTCGTGAAGGCGGGAGGAGGAGTGAAGCTCACAGCGGTGGCTCAGGCGCCGACGCCGAGCCGGAGCATCCAGGCCTCCACCTCGTCAGCGGTGCGGGGGATCGCGGCCGAGAGGTTCTCGACGCCGTCGTCGGTCACGAGGACGTCGTCCTCGATGCGGACACCGATGCCGCGCAGCTCTTCGGGAACCGTCAGGTCGTCGATCTGGAAGTACAGGCCGGGCTCGATCGTGAACACCATGCCGGGCTCGAGCTCGCCGTCGTAGTACATCTCCCGGCGGGCCTGTGCGCAGTCGTGCACGTCGATGCCGAGGTGGTGGCTCGTGCCGTGCACCATGTAGCGGCGGTGCTGACCCCCGCGCTCGGCGTCCAACGCCTCCTGGGCCGTCACCGGCAGGAGGCCCCACTCGGCGACGCGTGCCGCGATCACCTTCATCGCCGCCTCGTGCACCGAGCGGAACTTCACCCCGGGCCGCGCGGCCGCGAACGCCGCGTCGGCCGCCTCGCGCACGGCTTCGTACACCTTGCGCTGCACGGGCGTGAAGCGCCCGCTCACCGGGAGAGTCCGCGTGATGTCGGCGGTGTAGAGGCTGTCGACCTCCACGCCCGCGTCGATCAGGATGAGGTCGCCGGGGACGACGGCCCCGTCGTTGCGCGTCCAGTGCAGATAGCACGCGTGCGGCCCGGAGGCCGCGATCGTGTCGTAGCCGA
This region includes:
- a CDS encoding Sec-independent protein translocase TatB, whose protein sequence is MFFGLTFEKLIVIGVIAALLIGPERLPQYAESLARLTTRARDFLRNAKTRVQDEMGEDFDDVDWRTLDPRRYDPRRIIREALLDDAPVPTVRAVAAGAAIEATSPSASAPPGAARGFSPNDPPPFDGEAT
- a CDS encoding Mrp/NBP35 family ATP-binding protein; translation: MTDATAAVRAAVGAVVDPELRRPLEELGMVREIRVEGDRADVAILLTIVGCPAAERISRDVTDAAASVEGIANVVLDVGVMSPAQRQTLTEQLRGGRAARTMPFGPDSLTRVIAVTSGKGGVGKSTVTANLAVALAARGLSVGLVDADVHGFSIPGLLGLVDADGRTAKPTRIDDLIVPPIAYDVKTVSIGMFLREGEERSAVAWRGPMLHRTVQQFLTDVFFGDLDVLLLDMPPGTGDVAISVGQLLPHAEVLVVTTPQAAASDVAVRSGLVARQTGQRVAGVIENMSAMVLPDGTTLDVFGSGGGSTVAGALSTGDAPVPLLASIPLSPALRADADAGVPVVVAHPEDPAAQAIVAVAADIAARPRGLSGRSLPVRPR
- a CDS encoding DUF1003 domain-containing protein, giving the protein MARRQSRQPALDAPRGRPGMLARTPQPSRDRFGRFSEAFARGMGTSGFLLGMTIFVVVWLSWNTFAPPQYQFDPRATNFTLLTLILSLQASYAAPLILLAQNRQDDRDRVQIEQDRQRAERNLADTEYLAREVVALRLAVSDFSDEVVTRDVLRTELRALLEQLEARAAELPSGTSGSAR
- a CDS encoding CBS domain-containing protein, yielding MSQQRVFVARLAGCAVFDPVGDRLGKVRDVVVIYRKDDPPRVIGLVVEIPGRRNVFVSIGRVTSIATGQVITTGLINVRRFQQRGGEVRVMAELLGRKVYLTDGSGVAVIEDVAIERNRLGEWDVGQLFLRRPKTSASPFAKGPTTFAEWSQVRETQVPGEAQSAEQLVATFSELKPADLANTLLDLPDERLLEVAEELPDDRLADALEEMPEEDQVHILEALGDERAADILDQMEPDDAADVLAQLPEDRLEELLDLMEPEEAEDVRALLKYGADTAGGLMTPEPIVLSADATVAEALALIRRHELHPALAAAVFVTLPPYETPTGRLLGTVHFQRMLRYPPHERLGAIIDDTLDPVSASASAAEVARLLASYNLVSVPVVDQAHRLVGAVSVDDVLDYLLPEDWRSHDGDEPTFEPVPTSTASTLLKAKPSGGGRRR
- a CDS encoding general stress protein — its product is MSMMGGRGPQGAAEVGQTVASFPTYEGAQKAVSSLIAAEVPARDIAIVGQGLRSIERVTGRLGYAAAARTGAINGLLLGLLFSAILVLGSPSVPIQAFVGVLFVGIAIGMLMSIIAYSFVRRRRDYASVMQVVADHYEVTVGANSIHRARQVLGSSVSPPATAAPAAPAAPAPPEARPPADDEPPRYGERVMPAPAEPSAAADGEGRPGTADRPDAPGPASS
- a CDS encoding alpha/beta family hydrolase, yielding MTRTEHTPEIDVRVPVDLQAGRVEVSAAWAAPEAPGAVVAVAHGAGAGYGHPFLVGFTRALRAEGFATLRFNFPYVEAGRRMPGPAAHAVRTWSAVEAWIGEHAPGLALWATGKSYGGRMASMAAAEEALHPAGLVYLGYPLHPPGDPAKARVSHLPDVAPPQLFLQGTNDPFVQPRDQLKEAVASCQDATLHWIEGAGHSFEIAGRKRPAETIAADLAPLVAEWIRRRE
- a CDS encoding gamma-glutamyltransferase yields the protein MSFTPPPAFTTRPTLEGSFGMAASTHWIATATAQAVLERGGNAFDAAVAGGFVLHVVEPHLNGPGGDLVGIFATAEDPGRPVVLMGQGPAPAGATIEHYRAQGLDLVPGSGGLAAAVPGAVDAWLVLLRDHGTCELHEILSYAVHYAREGAPLLGQAAATIRRVSGLFEEHWPTSAALWMPGGDVPAPGTIVRNPAYAAVLERLVHAGSHVRDEGPVGRAARIDAARGEWKTGLVAGAASDFLSHPHRHSTGADHAAVITAGDFAAFDAGYEDAVTAPFRGHVVAKAGAWTQGPALLEALRILEPLPDDDIDPSTERGAHTLLETIKLVLADRDAHLGDGARLDALLSERFAAERRSQLGEAAAHEWRPGHVAGAEPFRPPLRADPAALPGSQEPTISRTGATRGDTCHIDVVDRWGNIVAVTPSGGWLQSSPVIAELGFPLGTRLQMMWLDPSAPAALIPGARPRTTLTPTLVLRDGRAVMALGTPGGDQQEQWQLPALVRMLVGGYTAQQAIDAPTFHSIALVDSFWPRTWHPSGAFVEDRLGDDVIAGLERRGHSVVRAGDWALGRISAVGIDHDRGTVWAAANPRGMQGYAAGR